One genomic segment of Planctomycetaceae bacterium includes these proteins:
- a CDS encoding MBL fold metallo-hydrolase has translation MMFRICLVVLAGILVTVGTATADSRNGRLDIYFIDVEGGAATLLVTPAGESVLIDSGYPDNHGRDLDRIVHVARDVAGLSKIDHAVVSHWHMDHYGNHAALAAKFGVGTFWDRGIPDILPEDGQFEQRIAAYRAAAQNQSRSLKAGDSIPLKSSGTPFTARVLTSGREVVANNGPVNAFADRHVPAEEDKSDNAASLSVLFDFGGFRFLCCGDLTWNVEARLVTPNNAVGTVDLFMVTHHGLATSNNPALVLAIDPTVAVMCNGPTKGGDRQTLATLREVKSLKDLFQLHRNVNLADDQQAPAEFIANGGTTETCKGQWVKASVAPEGTSFTVQIGPEGKVSTYETREK, from the coding sequence ATGATGTTCCGAATTTGCCTGGTGGTTCTGGCTGGAATTCTGGTGACGGTCGGCACGGCAACGGCCGATTCCAGGAACGGGCGGCTGGATATCTATTTCATTGATGTCGAAGGAGGCGCCGCGACGCTGCTGGTGACTCCGGCGGGCGAATCGGTGCTGATTGATTCCGGGTATCCCGACAATCACGGACGCGATCTGGACCGCATCGTGCATGTCGCGAGGGACGTGGCCGGTCTTTCGAAAATCGATCATGCCGTCGTCTCACACTGGCATATGGATCACTACGGGAATCACGCGGCGCTGGCGGCGAAGTTCGGTGTCGGAACCTTCTGGGATCGCGGCATTCCGGACATCCTGCCCGAAGACGGTCAGTTCGAACAGCGCATCGCGGCCTACCGCGCTGCTGCTCAGAATCAGTCCCGGTCGCTGAAGGCCGGTGACAGCATTCCGCTGAAGTCGAGCGGGACTCCGTTCACGGCCAGAGTGCTGACGTCGGGGCGTGAGGTTGTCGCGAATAACGGACCCGTCAATGCGTTCGCCGACCGGCATGTTCCCGCGGAAGAGGACAAGTCCGACAATGCTGCCAGTCTGAGCGTGCTGTTCGATTTCGGCGGTTTTCGGTTTCTGTGCTGCGGCGATCTGACATGGAACGTGGAAGCCCGGCTGGTCACGCCGAACAACGCCGTCGGCACGGTTGACCTGTTTATGGTCACGCATCATGGACTGGCAACCAGCAACAATCCGGCGCTGGTGCTGGCCATTGATCCGACCGTCGCGGTGATGTGCAACGGACCGACCAAGGGAGGCGACCGACAAACGCTGGCGACTCTGCGTGAAGTCAAGTCCCTGAAAGATCTCTTCCAGCTTCACCGCAACGTGAATCTGGCCGACGACCAGCAGGCTCCCGCGGAATTCATCGCCAATGGCGGAACGACGGAAACCTGCAAAGGCCAGTGGGTCAAAGCTTCCGTCGCGCCGGAGGGTACCAGCTTCACGGTTCAGATCGGACCTGAGGGAAAGGTCAGTACCTACGAAACGCGAGAAAAGTGA
- a CDS encoding histidine phosphatase family protein, translating into MKTLMLMRHSHAVSNNPAYSDHDRPLTTAGRTLAESTATLLKSEGLVPDCIVCSSAARTVETAQLVASTTGSPAEPHCTQTLYLAKAQAYPTAVRQSAKSTDNVVLALGHNPGVASLVNAWSDEFLSFTPASVAIFSLCIDDWSQLAEGLSEPPVLKGFITEGRRQI; encoded by the coding sequence ATGAAAACACTGATGCTGATGAGACATTCGCATGCCGTTTCCAACAACCCCGCATACTCCGACCATGATCGGCCGCTGACGACAGCCGGAAGGACTCTGGCGGAATCCACCGCGACGCTCCTGAAATCCGAAGGCCTGGTTCCCGACTGCATCGTTTGCTCGTCGGCTGCCAGAACTGTCGAAACCGCTCAGCTTGTGGCTTCAACAACTGGTTCGCCGGCTGAACCGCACTGCACTCAAACACTGTACCTTGCGAAAGCTCAGGCCTACCCGACGGCTGTGCGACAATCGGCGAAGAGCACGGACAACGTCGTGCTGGCTCTGGGACACAATCCGGGAGTTGCATCGCTGGTGAACGCCTGGTCGGATGAATTTCTCTCATTTACACCGGCCAGCGTCGCGATCTTTTCACTTTGCATCGACGATTGGTCGCAGTTGGCGGAGGGACTTTCCGAACCTCCCGTTCTGAAAGGCTTTATCACAGAAGGTCGCCGACAGATCTAG
- the dprA gene encoding DNA-processing protein DprA — MTEPTTHDQALLAAMTLSMVSGIGPRMQSELLAHFGSAAAILSQSRDVLLSVNGVGPKLADNIRAADFAAAAEMLDRCRQLNVTLLQRDTDDYPARLATVDDAPSLLYCRGELLPRDDLAVAIVGSRRCTAYGRKQAERLAGSLARAGFTIISGLARGIDAAAHRGALCAGGRTIAVLATGVNNIYPPEHADLANELLQKGALVSEFPLDQRPLPGLFPQRNRIISGLSLGVIIVEATRNSGALYTARHALEQGREVFAVPGHVDSLASEGCHDLIRDGVTLIRNVDDVMKELGPLATPANPQPDVVVHNPREMTLNPQELEILNVIATSPVHVDEVMRATKLDPSRVLSTLTVLEMRRFIRRLPGNMLIRNS; from the coding sequence ATGACCGAACCGACTACTCACGACCAGGCTTTGCTGGCAGCCATGACGCTGTCGATGGTCTCGGGAATCGGACCCAGAATGCAGTCCGAACTGCTGGCACATTTCGGTTCCGCGGCCGCAATTCTCAGTCAGAGCCGCGATGTGCTGCTGTCCGTGAATGGCGTCGGACCAAAGCTGGCGGACAATATCCGGGCTGCCGACTTCGCCGCCGCTGCCGAGATGCTGGACCGGTGCCGGCAACTAAACGTCACGCTGCTGCAGCGCGATACAGACGACTATCCGGCACGATTGGCGACCGTCGACGATGCGCCGTCGCTTCTGTATTGCCGCGGTGAGCTGCTGCCGAGGGATGATCTGGCCGTCGCAATCGTCGGATCGCGACGGTGTACGGCGTACGGCCGAAAGCAGGCGGAACGTCTTGCCGGATCACTGGCGCGAGCGGGCTTCACGATCATCAGCGGCCTTGCCAGAGGAATCGACGCGGCTGCTCACCGAGGCGCCCTGTGTGCGGGCGGCCGAACGATTGCCGTGCTGGCAACGGGCGTAAACAACATCTATCCGCCGGAACACGCAGATCTGGCGAACGAACTTCTGCAGAAGGGGGCTTTGGTCAGCGAATTCCCGCTGGATCAGCGACCGCTGCCCGGATTGTTTCCTCAGCGCAACCGCATCATCAGCGGTCTGAGTCTGGGGGTCATCATCGTCGAAGCGACACGAAATTCCGGCGCGCTGTACACCGCGCGTCATGCATTGGAACAGGGACGGGAAGTGTTCGCCGTGCCGGGACACGTTGACAGCCTGGCGAGTGAAGGCTGTCACGATCTGATCCGCGACGGCGTCACGCTGATTCGCAATGTGGACGACGTGATGAAGGAACTCGGCCCGCTGGCGACTCCCGCAAATCCGCAGCCGGATGTCGTCGTGCATAATCCCCGCGAGATGACGCTGAATCCTCAGGAACTGGAAATCCTGAACGTCATCGCGACATCCCCGGTACACGTCGACGAAGTCATGCGAGCGACAAAGCTGGATCCGTCGCGCGTGTTATCGACGCTGACCGTCCTGGAAATGCGCCGCTTCATTCGGCGGCTTCCAGGAAACATGCTGATCCGGAATTCGTAA